In Paraflavitalea devenefica, the following are encoded in one genomic region:
- a CDS encoding DUF6377 domain-containing protein yields MKQWIVCCLLLVIGATVRCQTKTDSLLMELNKVISEAARYDEAKVQAIQQLKQSAGKIPATDLPARFNLYLQLYDEYKIFRYDSAYNYARKLQQTADLLGDPLRSDLARMKLGFILTSSGMFKEAYDSLQPIRLDHFPDSLKAEYYSLMARYYYDLADYDNDQYHTPAYIKKGTEYIDLALQLFPPSSFAFNYYSGLKHIRNGRREEAGRYFQLLMQNPSLTHHELALTASTLSDNYIQFGETDTAIHLLTQAAIADIKSSTKETAAIFNLSSLLFKQGDLKSASTYIEKALNDAFSYGARQRKIQVSAILPLIEAEKMNRVENEKRTLITYAAIVTLLLGVLVALIIIIFRQLRKLKIAQQIITEANSRQQEINNKLSEANKFKDEYIGYFFNGNSEFYAKMEKFKKNLEVKVNDRKLEEIRLLANTINIKKEKEELLSNFDRIFLKLFPHFIEEFNALFAPENKIQLKENELLNTDLRIFALIRMGIHDSEKIARILEYSVNTINTYKTRIKNKSLIPNEEFEHRIMEIKSL; encoded by the coding sequence ATGAAGCAATGGATTGTTTGTTGTTTACTGCTTGTTATTGGTGCTACCGTCCGGTGCCAGACCAAAACAGATAGCCTGCTGATGGAACTGAACAAGGTTATTAGCGAAGCTGCCCGGTATGATGAGGCAAAAGTGCAGGCCATTCAGCAATTAAAACAATCGGCCGGTAAGATCCCTGCCACTGACCTTCCTGCCCGTTTCAACCTCTACTTACAGTTATATGACGAATACAAGATCTTCCGGTATGATTCTGCTTACAACTATGCCCGTAAGCTGCAGCAAACGGCCGACCTCCTGGGCGATCCGCTGCGCAGCGACCTGGCACGTATGAAGCTCGGCTTTATCCTCACTTCCTCCGGTATGTTTAAGGAAGCCTATGATTCATTGCAACCCATCCGCCTCGACCATTTTCCCGATAGCCTCAAGGCCGAATATTATTCCCTCATGGCCCGCTATTATTATGACCTGGCCGATTATGACAATGACCAATACCATACGCCGGCCTATATCAAAAAGGGAACTGAATATATTGATTTGGCACTGCAATTATTTCCGCCATCCTCTTTTGCTTTCAACTATTACAGCGGGCTCAAACACATTCGTAATGGCAGACGGGAGGAAGCAGGACGTTACTTTCAGCTCCTCATGCAAAACCCATCGCTCACCCATCATGAACTGGCCCTCACCGCTTCCACCCTCAGTGATAACTATATCCAGTTCGGGGAAACAGATACGGCCATTCACCTGCTTACCCAGGCGGCCATAGCAGACATCAAGTCCTCTACCAAAGAAACCGCTGCTATCTTTAACCTGTCCTCCCTGCTGTTTAAGCAGGGTGACCTGAAAAGCGCTTCCACCTACATAGAAAAGGCTCTGAACGATGCCTTTTCCTATGGCGCCCGCCAGCGGAAAATACAGGTAAGCGCTATCCTGCCCCTGATCGAAGCGGAAAAAATGAACCGGGTGGAAAATGAAAAGAGAACCCTCATCACCTACGCGGCTATTGTAACCTTGCTGCTGGGAGTGCTGGTGGCGCTCATCATCATCATCTTCCGGCAACTCCGCAAACTGAAGATCGCCCAGCAGATCATTACGGAAGCCAATAGCAGGCAACAGGAGATCAACAATAAACTGTCTGAAGCCAACAAATTCAAAGACGAATACATTGGCTATTTCTTTAATGGCAACTCTGAGTTCTATGCCAAAATGGAGAAATTCAAAAAGAACCTGGAGGTGAAAGTGAACGACCGCAAACTGGAGGAAATACGCCTGCTGGCCAATACCATCAATATCAAGAAGGAAAAAGAAGAACTGTTAAGCAACTTCGACCGCATCTTCCTCAAACTCTTCCCTCACTTTATTGAAGAATTTAATGCCTTATTTGCCCCCGAAAACAAGATACAGCTAAAAGAAAATGAGCTGCTGAATACCGACCTCCGCATTTTTGCCCTCATCCGCATGGGTATTCATGACAGTGAAAAAATTGCCCGCATCCTCGAATATTCGGTCAATACCATCAACACCTACAAAACCAGGATCAAGAACAAATCCCTAATCCCCAACGAAGAGTTTGAACACCGGATCATGGAGATCAAGAGCCTCTGA
- a CDS encoding SusC/RagA family TonB-linked outer membrane protein: MQTKRLLPQFLCSFLFLLTLQVVRAQDKIITGTITDEKNAPLSGASVAVKGSKTGVSTGADGSFRITIPASATTLVVSYVGYQEAEVAIGSKTVVDFSLQPSVKSIDAVVVVGYGTQRRKDVTGSVSSVSGTQLKNLPVTNVTEALQGRAAGVEIIKNTGQPDAQPTIIIRGLSSLHQPGPLYIVDGIRVPADNINVQDIATIDILKDASATAIYGSAAAGGVIVITTKKGSGSKPTINFNARFGVTKPKVITLLNKAEYIRMENVLHPTYFANATQTDTLADIDWTNALYRDGTEQNYNLSISGSSPVVSYLLSGFYNKQDGIYIRNYSNIGGARINTDYKLGKFLKIGEQLAVSRRKTAPLGQVESQLKIAPFRSLPIIPFYEKDGRIGSVPSGYGINFGGPNPLGVVNAADIQNFRNNIQANVYAEVKLPLNLTFRTNIGYNYYDESQDYFQDNPNFGPGTPTSNSLTKSSIRSSQLLTNYLLTYDQAFGNHNINAVAGFEQIVSKWNNQSTTMSAVGLPGFSFIQTSNSAISTFGKNDPNGLVKSFFGRINYNYDGRYYISGSLREDANFTVFGPNRQRGTFGAVSAGWNISDEGFFKDNVDFINVLKLRGSYGTLGNSNIPPYYYLASYAQFNGTSGIANGGQNFAPGAPLVIANSINAIPNPNLHWETVYETNIGIDAELLNGKLYFTAEWYNKKTEDMLYALPLPNSSGYISPYFVNIGQVSSKGVDLLLGYKDKKGDFSYDISISAGFNRNKVLDLNGITNDALYDGRNYFNNSDQSGYNLMGTAPLTVTKAGLPFGSFYGYKVLGIFQTDAAAAGQKVNGKAAHAGDLIFEDLTKDGNITADDRQVIGNPNPKLVYGANIRLGWKGIDVAMLFNGVAGVDLFNGVKAYQQSRFSDGNTTTAIFNASFFGNDRLTNQPRITAPDGTIDPNGNYNSVNSYFVENGSYLKLKNLQVGYTFTSDILRRAGIQSARIFGMANNLFVITNYSGVDPEIGSAYSIQSAAGFVGTTVGVTTRGVDAVPQYPQNRIFSVGFDITF; this comes from the coding sequence ATGCAAACAAAACGATTGCTACCGCAATTCCTTTGTAGTTTTCTTTTCCTGCTGACACTACAGGTTGTCCGGGCTCAGGACAAAATCATTACAGGTACTATTACAGATGAAAAAAATGCCCCTTTGTCGGGCGCTTCCGTTGCCGTGAAGGGTTCCAAAACCGGGGTAAGTACCGGCGCCGACGGCAGCTTCCGGATCACCATACCGGCGTCTGCCACCACGCTGGTTGTTTCTTATGTAGGATACCAGGAAGCCGAAGTAGCCATCGGCTCCAAAACAGTGGTAGACTTTTCCCTGCAGCCCTCCGTTAAATCCATTGACGCAGTGGTAGTGGTAGGGTATGGCACCCAACGTCGGAAAGATGTGACCGGCTCCGTATCTTCCGTTTCTGGTACGCAGCTCAAAAACCTGCCCGTTACCAATGTTACAGAAGCGTTACAAGGCAGGGCTGCCGGCGTGGAAATTATTAAGAATACAGGTCAGCCCGATGCACAACCTACCATCATCATCAGGGGACTGTCGTCCCTGCACCAGCCCGGTCCGCTATATATTGTAGACGGGATACGGGTACCGGCAGACAACATCAATGTGCAGGACATTGCTACGATCGACATCCTGAAAGACGCCAGCGCTACGGCTATTTATGGTTCTGCAGCGGCAGGCGGTGTGATCGTTATCACTACCAAAAAAGGCAGCGGCAGCAAACCCACCATCAACTTCAATGCGCGTTTTGGGGTCACTAAACCCAAAGTGATCACCCTGCTGAATAAGGCGGAATACATCAGAATGGAGAATGTATTGCACCCCACTTATTTTGCCAATGCTACGCAGACGGATACCCTGGCCGATATAGACTGGACAAATGCCTTGTACCGCGACGGAACAGAACAAAATTATAACCTCTCGATATCCGGTTCTTCGCCCGTGGTGAGTTACCTGCTTTCCGGTTTCTACAACAAACAGGATGGGATCTACATCCGGAACTATTCCAATATCGGCGGCGCCCGTATCAATACAGATTATAAGCTGGGCAAGTTCCTGAAGATCGGGGAACAACTGGCGGTATCGAGGCGCAAGACAGCTCCCTTGGGGCAGGTGGAATCACAGCTCAAGATCGCGCCTTTCCGCTCCCTGCCGATCATCCCTTTCTATGAGAAGGATGGTCGTATCGGTTCGGTACCGTCGGGATATGGTATCAACTTTGGCGGCCCCAATCCGCTGGGTGTAGTGAACGCAGCAGACATCCAGAACTTCCGCAACAATATCCAGGCGAATGTATACGCAGAAGTGAAGCTGCCGCTGAACCTGACCTTCCGTACCAATATCGGGTACAATTATTATGATGAATCACAGGACTACTTCCAGGACAATCCCAACTTTGGCCCTGGTACACCTACTTCCAATTCATTGACCAAGTCCAGCATCCGCAGCAGCCAGTTGCTCACCAACTACCTGCTCACCTATGATCAGGCTTTTGGCAACCATAACATCAATGCGGTGGCCGGCTTTGAGCAGATCGTTTCCAAATGGAATAACCAAAGCACTACCATGAGTGCAGTGGGCCTGCCTGGTTTCTCCTTCATCCAAACTTCCAACTCGGCCATCAGCACCTTTGGTAAGAACGATCCGAATGGCCTGGTGAAATCCTTCTTCGGACGCATCAACTACAATTACGATGGCCGTTATTACATATCCGGCTCTTTGCGTGAGGATGCCAACTTCACCGTCTTTGGTCCCAACAGGCAGCGGGGTACTTTTGGCGCTGTGTCTGCCGGCTGGAACATCAGCGATGAAGGCTTCTTCAAAGACAACGTAGACTTCATCAATGTGCTCAAACTGCGCGGCAGCTACGGCACCTTGGGTAATAGCAATATTCCTCCTTATTATTACCTCGCTTCCTATGCACAGTTCAATGGTACCAGTGGTATCGCCAACGGTGGACAGAACTTTGCCCCCGGCGCACCACTGGTGATTGCCAATTCCATCAATGCCATTCCCAATCCCAACCTGCATTGGGAAACGGTATACGAGACAAACATCGGCATAGATGCTGAATTGCTCAATGGAAAATTATACTTCACGGCAGAATGGTACAATAAGAAAACAGAAGATATGCTCTATGCCCTGCCGCTGCCCAACAGTTCGGGTTATATATCCCCTTACTTTGTAAACATTGGCCAGGTAAGCAGCAAAGGGGTAGACCTGCTGCTGGGGTATAAGGATAAAAAAGGCGATTTCAGTTATGATATAAGTATAAGCGCCGGCTTCAACAGGAATAAGGTACTGGACCTGAACGGTATTACCAATGATGCCCTGTATGATGGCCGCAATTATTTCAACAACTCCGATCAGAGTGGTTATAACCTCATGGGTACAGCTCCGCTCACCGTTACCAAAGCGGGTCTGCCATTTGGTTCCTTCTATGGCTACAAAGTGCTGGGCATTTTCCAGACAGATGCCGCCGCCGCCGGTCAAAAGGTGAATGGTAAAGCAGCGCATGCAGGTGATCTTATTTTCGAAGACCTTACCAAGGACGGTAACATTACTGCTGATGACCGGCAGGTGATCGGTAATCCCAATCCTAAACTGGTATATGGCGCCAACATCCGCCTTGGCTGGAAAGGGATTGATGTAGCCATGCTCTTCAATGGGGTAGCTGGTGTGGACCTGTTCAACGGTGTAAAAGCTTACCAGCAATCGCGCTTCTCCGATGGCAATACCACCACCGCTATCTTCAATGCTTCTTTCTTTGGCAACGATCGTCTTACCAATCAGCCGCGTATCACGGCCCCCGATGGTACGATAGATCCTAATGGCAATTACAATTCAGTGAACAGCTATTTCGTGGAGAATGGCAGTTACCTCAAGCTGAAGAACCTGCAGGTGGGTTACACTTTTACCAGCGATATCCTGCGCCGGGCAGGTATCCAGAGTGCGCGCATCTTTGGAATGGCCAACAACCTGTTTGTGATCACGAACTATTCCGGTGTGGATCCTGAAATTGGCAGCGCTTATTCCATTCAGTCTGCCGCAGGTTTTGTAGGCACCACCGTAGGAGTAACTACCAGAGGGGTGGATGCCGTACCACAGTATCCGCAGAACAGGATCTTCTCTGTAGGCTTTGACATTACTTTTTAA
- a CDS encoding RagB/SusD family nutrient uptake outer membrane protein, protein MYNKLFSIIFLAAVTVTACKKDPDLVGPKDQYSTGNYPASIADLESVLAPCYSNLRDQHLFGFNYLTKMMANATHAGSSAHSDPDWLGFIDVSNMQPANGFVSGVWTALYAGVKNTNVALAGADFFEKNYAKEADKPKIDWIRGQAYFLRAYYYFQLENLYGEDNVIGPTAKDTMGVPLFKGLPAGFEATQQSRAHINAVWAQIESDLQQAATLLKGKVWTGNDVGRVTEWAAKGLLGKAYVFRKDWAKAKTVLKEVIDNSGKSLMPYAKYRDAFIGISANEFNEESLFELNIDQDSKGGYGVYSGAANATSINGLIFPPYALGLDGKEESSLPLGYGGNIGLHDKNVLRFGYGEGTYTLVNNPEFDNSKPATYRNPQKTMDPLYRAKAMAVRTDKTADPRLYVNTLQPWLDSVKRDGTNWYPVARPSYIFGDANLNEQYGWSFRKYAPIFNDINNVGPADAANIYILRLADVYLLYAEACANSSEATTAVEYLNKVKRRAYGYPVNTPSPVDYASLTAETMAKKANDPVLGNNPLYYERWAEFFNEAQWWFDVCRWHIGESEAKFYVTARALNGAPFDWSNKSYAWPIPITELNSNPKMAGQQNPGY, encoded by the coding sequence ATGTACAACAAACTATTTTCCATCATATTTCTGGCCGCTGTAACCGTAACGGCCTGCAAGAAGGACCCCGACCTGGTAGGGCCGAAAGACCAATATTCTACCGGTAACTATCCGGCCAGCATAGCCGATCTCGAAAGTGTACTGGCGCCCTGCTATTCCAATCTCAGGGATCAGCACCTGTTCGGATTCAACTACCTCACCAAAATGATGGCCAATGCCACCCATGCCGGTAGTTCGGCCCATTCCGATCCCGATTGGCTGGGCTTTATAGACGTAAGCAATATGCAACCGGCCAATGGATTTGTATCAGGGGTATGGACCGCCTTGTATGCCGGCGTAAAGAATACCAATGTAGCGCTGGCAGGTGCGGATTTCTTTGAAAAGAACTATGCAAAAGAGGCCGATAAACCGAAAATAGACTGGATACGTGGTCAGGCTTACTTCCTGCGTGCTTATTATTACTTTCAGTTGGAGAACCTGTATGGAGAAGATAATGTTATAGGCCCCACTGCCAAAGATACCATGGGTGTGCCCCTCTTTAAAGGATTGCCGGCAGGCTTTGAAGCTACACAACAATCCCGTGCGCACATCAATGCTGTATGGGCGCAGATTGAAAGCGACCTCCAGCAGGCTGCTACCTTGCTCAAAGGAAAAGTATGGACCGGCAATGATGTGGGCCGCGTAACCGAGTGGGCGGCCAAAGGCCTGCTGGGCAAAGCTTATGTATTCCGCAAAGACTGGGCAAAAGCAAAGACCGTACTGAAAGAAGTGATTGACAACAGTGGTAAAAGCCTCATGCCTTACGCTAAGTACCGCGATGCCTTCATCGGTATCAGCGCCAATGAATTCAATGAAGAATCATTGTTCGAGCTGAACATTGACCAGGATTCCAAAGGTGGTTATGGCGTGTACAGTGGCGCCGCCAATGCTACTTCTATCAATGGCCTGATCTTCCCGCCTTATGCGCTTGGTTTGGATGGTAAAGAAGAATCTTCCCTGCCGCTTGGTTATGGTGGTAACATCGGTTTGCACGATAAGAACGTACTACGCTTTGGTTATGGTGAAGGCACTTACACGCTGGTCAATAACCCCGAATTTGACAACAGCAAGCCGGCTACTTACAGGAATCCCCAGAAAACCATGGACCCCCTATACAGGGCAAAAGCAATGGCGGTAAGAACTGATAAGACTGCCGATCCCCGGTTATATGTAAACACCTTACAACCCTGGCTCGATTCGGTAAAGCGAGACGGCACCAACTGGTACCCGGTGGCAAGGCCTTCCTATATCTTCGGTGATGCCAACCTGAATGAGCAATACGGCTGGAGCTTCCGTAAATATGCGCCCATCTTCAATGACATCAACAACGTGGGTCCTGCAGATGCTGCCAATATCTACATCCTGCGCTTGGCCGATGTGTACCTTTTATATGCAGAAGCCTGTGCCAATTCATCCGAAGCAACTACTGCGGTGGAGTACCTGAATAAAGTAAAAAGACGCGCCTATGGGTATCCTGTTAATACGCCTTCTCCGGTAGATTATGCCAGCCTCACGGCAGAGACCATGGCCAAAAAAGCGAATGATCCTGTACTGGGCAATAACCCGCTATACTATGAACGCTGGGCCGAATTCTTCAATGAAGCGCAGTGGTGGTTCGACGTGTGCCGCTGGCATATCGGAGAATCAGAAGCTAAGTTCTATGTCACCGCAAGGGCCCTCAATGGCGCTCCATTTGACTGGAGCAATAAATCTTATGCCTGGCCGATCCCTATTACAGAACTCAACTCCAACCCCAAAATGGCCGGACAACAAAATCCCGGGTATTGA
- a CDS encoding glycoside hydrolase family 97 protein encodes MLLKKINCYIFLVILVPRVAAQSTNPLSVTMNKVKLEVLLDAGGTPVYTVQFDQQPVILASKLGFSLADDSTFYKDFELLNTSRRSINETWQPVWGEVNTIRNQCEELTLFLRQRKAPGRLLNIIFRVFEEGVGFRYEFPLQPNLKYFIVTEEQTQFNLTGDHKAFWIPGDYDTNEYPYTTSALSEIDNTKMVNASTDIAVRTAPDPYAVQTPLMMKSREGLYINIHEAALSNYPAMQLQVNKAGYSLSSRLVPDATGNKAYLHAPCKTPWRTIIVSNKATAILASKLILNLNEPTTLTNTSWIKPMKFVGVWWEMQTARATWNYSDFPDSVGVNGKLIPNGRHGANTAHVKKYIDFAATNGIGAVLVEGWNKGWEDWFGNWKENVFNFTTPYPDFDVREITHYAASKGVAMIMHHETSGSATDYERQLDTAFRFMDLFGYNSVKTGYVGKIIPRGEHHDGQWMVNHYERVAQKAAQHQITIDVHEPMRPTGQHRTWPNWMASEAGRGNEYNAFSNGSAPEHETILPFTRLMGGPMDYTPGIFNMKGYTSYAPDRQMHTTLAKQLALYVTIYSPLQMAADLPENYEAKPDAFQFIKAVAVDWDDTKIIEAEPGDYISIARKEKGKADWFVGAITDENSRTAVVPLTFLDKGLPYVAVIYGDAPGADWKTNPEAYKIESFLVDSNSTLKLKLAAGGGAAVHIKPVAAANAKQYKKYIAK; translated from the coding sequence ATGTTATTGAAAAAAATCAATTGTTATATATTCCTGGTGATCCTGGTACCTCGTGTGGCTGCGCAATCCACCAACCCTTTATCAGTCACCATGAACAAGGTAAAGCTGGAGGTATTATTGGATGCAGGAGGAACGCCCGTCTATACCGTACAGTTTGATCAGCAGCCGGTGATCCTTGCCTCGAAGCTGGGATTCTCTTTGGCAGATGACAGTACTTTTTATAAAGATTTTGAATTACTGAATACCAGCCGCCGTTCCATCAACGAAACCTGGCAGCCGGTATGGGGCGAAGTAAATACCATCCGTAACCAGTGTGAGGAACTGACCCTGTTCCTGCGCCAGCGAAAGGCCCCCGGCCGGTTACTCAATATTATATTCCGGGTATTTGAAGAGGGTGTTGGCTTCCGGTATGAATTTCCGCTGCAGCCCAACCTGAAATATTTTATAGTAACGGAAGAGCAGACACAATTCAACCTTACCGGCGATCATAAAGCATTCTGGATACCGGGCGATTACGATACCAATGAATACCCCTACACTACTTCCGCGCTCAGTGAAATAGACAATACCAAAATGGTCAATGCCTCCACGGATATTGCTGTACGTACTGCGCCCGATCCGTATGCGGTACAAACACCCCTCATGATGAAGAGCAGGGAGGGCCTGTACATCAATATCCACGAAGCAGCTCTGAGCAACTACCCGGCTATGCAATTGCAGGTAAACAAGGCTGGTTATTCCTTGTCATCCCGGCTGGTGCCCGATGCCACCGGTAATAAAGCCTACCTGCATGCCCCCTGCAAGACGCCGTGGCGAACCATTATTGTGAGTAATAAAGCCACAGCCATCCTGGCCTCGAAATTGATACTGAACCTGAACGAGCCAACAACCCTGACCAATACTTCCTGGATAAAGCCTATGAAATTTGTGGGCGTATGGTGGGAAATGCAGACCGCCAGGGCTACCTGGAATTATTCTGATTTCCCTGATAGTGTTGGGGTTAATGGTAAGCTGATCCCCAATGGAAGGCATGGCGCCAATACCGCCCATGTAAAAAAATACATTGACTTTGCAGCAACCAATGGTATCGGAGCTGTCTTAGTAGAAGGTTGGAACAAAGGATGGGAAGACTGGTTTGGCAACTGGAAAGAAAATGTATTCAACTTCACTACCCCCTATCCCGATTTTGATGTACGGGAGATCACGCATTACGCTGCTTCCAAAGGTGTTGCGATGATTATGCACCATGAAACTTCCGGCTCAGCCACCGATTACGAAAGACAACTGGATACTGCCTTCCGTTTTATGGACCTGTTTGGCTACAATTCCGTGAAAACCGGTTATGTGGGAAAGATCATTCCCCGTGGTGAACACCACGACGGACAGTGGATGGTAAACCATTATGAGCGTGTGGCGCAAAAAGCAGCACAGCATCAGATCACCATTGATGTGCATGAACCCATGCGGCCCACCGGCCAGCACCGTACCTGGCCCAACTGGATGGCCAGCGAAGCTGGCAGGGGCAATGAGTACAATGCTTTTAGTAATGGCAGCGCGCCGGAACATGAAACCATATTGCCTTTCACGCGGCTCATGGGTGGACCGATGGATTATACGCCAGGTATTTTCAACATGAAGGGATATACATCATATGCGCCAGACAGGCAGATGCATACTACCCTGGCAAAGCAACTGGCTTTATATGTTACCATCTATAGCCCGTTGCAAATGGCAGCCGACCTGCCGGAGAATTATGAGGCTAAACCTGATGCGTTTCAGTTCATCAAAGCTGTGGCGGTAGACTGGGATGATACAAAGATCATAGAAGCGGAACCGGGCGATTACATCAGTATAGCGCGTAAGGAGAAAGGCAAAGCCGATTGGTTTGTGGGCGCTATTACTGATGAAAACAGCCGGACGGCAGTGGTGCCGCTCACTTTCTTGGATAAAGGGCTACCATATGTGGCCGTGATCTATGGCGATGCGCCGGGAGCTGACTGGAAAACGAATCCCGAAGCATACAAGATAGAATCCTTCCTGGTAGACAGTAACAGCACCTTAAAGCTGAAGCTGGCGGCGGGAGGCGGTGCAGCGGTGCATATTAAGCCAGTGGCGGCAGCGAATGCAAAGCAATATAAAAAGTATATAGCCAAATAA
- a CDS encoding helix-turn-helix domain-containing protein — protein MKLSVSDQKTGADLLLVSEEPAFDRLFYSRDKGNKYFTIVWNRGEAQTVNIDGEEYTFRPRSVLPLMFDQSFSFEDPMTVTAWQFNREFYCIVDHDAEVSCVGFLFAAGDQVFVPLDEPTHQKMEWLLNLFIAEFKTRDTIQREMLLVLLKRLIIDITRLARSAFIPDVKEQPEQFDLVRHFNLLVEKHFRSEHSVQFYADQLNKSPKTLANIFPRYNQKPPLQLIQGRIILEAKRLLSYTDKTVKEITYELGFEDPAYFATFFKRVAGQSPVEFRKTKPAVH, from the coding sequence ATGAAACTATCGGTGAGTGATCAGAAAACCGGCGCAGACCTGTTATTGGTCAGTGAGGAGCCTGCTTTTGACCGGCTTTTTTATAGCCGCGACAAAGGCAATAAATACTTTACCATTGTCTGGAACCGGGGAGAAGCGCAAACGGTTAACATAGACGGCGAAGAATACACTTTTAGGCCCCGTTCTGTGCTGCCCCTGATGTTTGACCAGTCCTTTTCTTTTGAAGATCCAATGACCGTTACGGCCTGGCAATTCAACAGGGAATTTTATTGTATTGTTGATCATGATGCGGAGGTCAGTTGTGTCGGATTCCTGTTTGCGGCAGGCGACCAGGTATTCGTTCCCCTGGATGAACCCACCCATCAAAAAATGGAATGGCTGCTCAACCTCTTTATTGCCGAATTCAAAACCCGGGACACCATTCAGCGTGAAATGTTGTTGGTATTGTTAAAACGTTTGATCATTGATATTACCAGGCTGGCCAGATCTGCCTTTATACCCGACGTAAAAGAGCAGCCGGAACAGTTTGACCTCGTGCGGCACTTTAATTTGCTCGTGGAAAAGCATTTTCGTAGCGAGCATTCGGTACAGTTCTATGCCGACCAGTTGAATAAATCGCCTAAAACACTGGCCAATATCTTCCCCAGGTATAACCAAAAACCGCCATTGCAGCTCATCCAGGGGAGGATCATACTGGAGGCCAAACGACTTTTGTCTTACACCGATAAAACCGTGAAGGAGATCACTTACGAGCTGGGATTTGAAGACCCCGCCTACTTCGCTACCTTCTTCAAGCGCGTTGCCGGCCAGTCGCCGGTAGAGTTCCGGAAAACGAAGCCGGCAGTCCATTGA
- a CDS encoding alpha/beta hydrolase yields MKSVFLAASFLSAAIAGSNSNLQAQQIKNVVLVHGAFADGSGWKALYTALTKQGYNVTIVQNPLTSLEDDVAATHLALDRQGGPTILVGHSWGGVVITEAGNHPKVAALVYVAAFQPDKGESGLQWIQTAQPAAENGIQPPDDKGIVYFEKSKYHAGFAADIPKEQAEFMYASQGAFHAKAFATPVTNAAWRNKPSFAVVATEDKAIVPEIQRNMYKRSNTKSVEVKGSHVVFMSQPEKVAAVIIEAAKAVGKK; encoded by the coding sequence ATGAAAAGTGTATTTCTCGCCGCAAGTTTCCTTTCAGCCGCCATCGCTGGTTCAAATAGTAATCTGCAGGCTCAGCAAATTAAAAATGTAGTACTCGTGCACGGAGCCTTCGCAGATGGTTCAGGCTGGAAAGCATTGTATACCGCATTGACCAAACAAGGATATAATGTTACCATCGTTCAGAATCCCCTTACCTCACTGGAAGATGATGTGGCAGCCACTCATTTGGCGCTCGACAGGCAGGGTGGTCCCACAATACTCGTAGGCCACTCCTGGGGAGGTGTTGTTATTACCGAAGCCGGTAACCATCCAAAAGTAGCTGCGCTGGTGTATGTCGCCGCCTTTCAGCCCGATAAAGGAGAATCAGGGTTACAATGGATTCAGACAGCCCAACCGGCTGCAGAGAACGGCATTCAGCCTCCGGACGATAAAGGAATTGTTTACTTCGAAAAATCCAAATATCATGCGGGTTTTGCTGCCGACATTCCTAAAGAACAGGCTGAATTTATGTATGCCTCACAGGGCGCCTTTCATGCCAAAGCATTTGCAACGCCCGTTACCAACGCCGCCTGGAGAAATAAACCCTCCTTTGCAGTGGTCGCTACAGAAGACAAAGCCATTGTGCCCGAAATACAACGCAACATGTACAAACGTTCCAATACAAAGAGCGTTGAAGTAAAAGGAAGCCATGTGGTATTCATGTCACAACCCGAAAAAGTGGCGGCAGTTATTATAGAAGCTGCCAAAGCAGTAGGAAAAAAGTAA